The following is a genomic window from Methyloceanibacter stevinii.
CAATCGACCTGCCGCGTTTCACGATATCGCTGCTCTGGCACGGCAGTTTCAATCGGGACTTGAGCCATACCTGGCTGCGGCAGACCATCGCCTCGCTGGTTTCGGAAGACAGTCTCGAACTTTGACGGCACACGTCGCCGCAACTCCCCAAGCCGCAACAAGCGCGTTATATTCTCGCCGCATGATCCAGCCGCGCGCCACCAACGGACATGCTATGGACAAGCGGACCAACGGCGCGCGGACCATGAACACGTGGACCGGCGCACCGATCTGAACTCGATCCTATGCCGAAGGGGGCAACAATGGCGGAAACGAAAGACGCAAAAGAACTCACGGAACACCAAGAGGCTCTCAGCGAAGTTCTGGCCGATCAATGGTGGGTCGTGCTGTTGCGCGGCGTGATCGCCATCATATTCGGCCTGATCTGTTTCTTCTTCACACCGGCCGCGATTCTCGCCGCCGTCCTGTTCTTCTCGGCCTACATGCTCGTCGACGGCGTTCTCGCCATCATCTCGGGCGTCAAGGCGCGCGCAACGGCAAGCGCTGGGGGCTGTTGATCCTCGAAGGCATTGTCGACATCGCCGCCGGTGTCATCGCCTTCACGTGGCCGGGCATGGCTGCCGTCGTTTTCGTGCTCATCGTCGGAATCTGGGCCGTCATTTCCGGCGCGCTACTCGTCTACGCGGCCTTCAGCTCAAACTGGACCATGGCCGCTGGTGGCTTGCGCTGGCAGGCATCTCGTCCGTCATTTTCGGCATTCTGCTGTTCGTCGCTCCGGTCCTCGGCGCGGTGGTGCTGACGTGGTGGATCGCCTACGCCGTCGCCTTCGGCATCCTGCTGCTGATCCTCGGCTTCAAGCTCAAGGGCAAGAAGGACGAGGGCGCCGGCAAGGCCCCGCCGGCAGCGGACGCCACCACCAAGGCCTAGCCGGTCCTTACCTGCTTGGCATCGAAGCTCATGGGGCGGCGCATCGCGCGTCGCCCCTTTTTTATGCGCGTTTCTCGTTGCCGCCTCGCGGCGTTTTGATCTCGGCCCCATTGGTTTGGCCGGCGAAGCGCGGCACACTCCCGGCCATGCAAGAGGCGTTTGACTTCAACGATACGCTGGTGCGGTTCGGTGTTTTCGCCGGGCTCTTCATCCTGTTCGCCGCGATCGAATTCTTTTTGCCCCGCCGCCAACTCGTCGCGTCGAAGGGGCGGCGGTGGTTCACCAATCTCGGCATCAGCGTCACCGCCGGTCTGTTGTTGCGGTTGATGGCGGCGCTCGCCGTCCCGCTGACGGCGATTGCGGCCGCGCTCTATGCGCAACAAAAAGGGCTTGGGCTTCTCAATGCCGTGGACTGGCCCGACTGGCTCAAGATCGTCATCGCACTCTTGGTGCTGGATCTCGCTATCTGGGCCCAGCACCTTGCCTCCCACAGATCCCCGTCCTGTGGCGGCTCCATCAGGTCCATCACGCCGACCGCGACATCGACGTGACGACGGCGATCCGCTTCCACCCCATCGAGATCGGGCTGTCGATGCTGTGGAAGATGGTCGTGGTGATCGGGCTCGGCGCCTCACCACTGGCGGTCTTTCTGTTCGAGGTCATTCTGAACGGCTGCGCGATGTTCAACCACGCCAACATGGACCTGCCACGGCCGCTCGACCGGCTCCTACGTCTCGTGATCGTCACGCCGGACATGCATCGGGTGCATCACTCGGTGCACAGGTCCGAGCACGATTCCAATTACGGGTTCAACTTGTCGATCTGGGACCGGCTGTTCCGTACCTATATCGCGCAACCGAAGGACGGCCATGTGGGCATGCGCATCGGGCTCACCCCGTACCAGACGCCCTCTCCCACACGGCTCGGCTGGAGCTTGTGGCTTCCTTTTCTAGGCTACCCGGCCGAGGAGAACAGCGCCCCGAAAGGCCCGGCCGACGACACCGCCGGGGCTTCCGATACAAGCCGCTAGAACGAGTGGTTAGAAGAAGTTCATCGGGAAGTAGCGCAGGAACAGCTCTTCGTAAGTGCCGCGTGCATGAACCTGCTCAAGCGCATAGTTCAGCGCCTGAACAAGCGTGCGGTTGCCTTTCTTAACGGCGATGCCGACGCCCTCACCGAAGAAGCGCGAGTCCAGATACGGCCCGCCGCGAAACTCGCAACAGTTCTCGCTCTCGACACCGTTGAACCAAAAGGCGAGCGTGATCCCGTCGGCGAACACGAGATCGATGGCTCCCTCCTTGAGCGCTTTCTGGGCCGCTTCACTCGACTCGAACGCGGCAACCGCCGCGCCTGGGAAGAAGGTCTTCAGATAGGCCTCGTGTCCGCTGTCCTTGGCCACGCCGATCTTGAGGCCCTCGATGGTCTCGGGACCGATGTCGGTGATCTCGCTGTCCTTCCGCGCCGCGAACCGCGCGGGCGTCGCGTAGTAGCGCAAGGTGAAGTCGGCCGATTTCAGAGCCTCCGCCGTGATGCGGATCGAAGCGATCGCCGCATCCGCTTCGCCGGTCTCGATCGCCGGCATCAGGCTGCTCCAGTTCGTCGCGGTGATCTCACACTCGACCGCAAGGACGTTGCAGATCGCCTGCGCAAGATCGATGTTGAAGCCGGTCAATGCGCCGACCTCGTCGTAATAGTGAAACGGCGGGTAGTCGGAATCGGTGATGAAGCGGATCTTCTTCAGCCCCGCCAAATCGGGCTTCGGCCGATAGGCATCGCCCTGCCAGGCGTCCGGCACGATCGGTTTGGTCTCGGTCTCCGGGGACTGCGCGTGGGCGGTGAACGCCACAGCGCCCACCGTCGCGAGAGCCACTAGGACGGCGCCGATCGGCCCCGCAAGAAATCGCATCATTGAAGATCACCACGCGTCTTTCGTCGCCTCCGTCTTAGCGCGCCTTGATGGCCATCGCCAGAGCGGCGGATGCCTTCGGCTGCAGAACGCTAAAGTACAATCTATAAGTGTAAATTAGCTCAATACGTTGCCGTACCTGTATTCAATCGTTGCCTCACAACGAAAATACGGAAAAATACCAACGGGTGCGTTGTTGGGGGAATACCCGTGTCGCTTGTCTACGAGACTCCGGCGGTCGATCCGCTGGAGGCGTCCGCTCCGGCCGGTGCGCCGTTGTCGGCGTTGGTCGAATACAGCTTCCTGGCTGAGGCGCAGCTTGACCCCGCGGCCCTCGCCCATGCCTGCCGCGTCTCTGAGCAGTGGGGCGTTCCGCCCCACGAGGTGCTGATCGCCTCCGGCCACATCACAGAAGAGGCCTATATGGCCGCGCTCGCATCCTCGGCCGGCGTCGCTTTCTTGCCCCGCCTTCCCGAAGGTGGTGCCGCTGCGCCGGGCAAGGCGAACCAGCGTCAATGTTTGACCACCGGCGTTCTGCAGGAAACAGGTCCGGCGGGGCGCCTACTCCTCGGATTTTCGTGCTTGCGCCCTTTCGCCATGCGGGCGCTCCTTGCCCGTCTCGCTCCGCGTCCCGTCGCACTCGTGCCCCCGCGCGAACTCCGCCGCGCGCTTGCAGAGTGCTTCGGTTCGAGCCTGGCGCAGGGCGCTATCTCTGCTTTGAAATCGCGTCGGCCAAACTTGAGCGCGTACCGTCCTGCCAGCACTTGGCAAGCGCGGACACTCGTCCTGGGCTGCCTTGCCCTTGTGGCAGCGGGTCTGACCGCGCCGCTCGCGACGGCCTATGCCGTATCGATCGGGCTCGCGTTCGTCTTCGTGCCCGTGATCGTGTTCCGGTTGCTCGCCGCTTTCGCGCTCACCCGCCGCGGCCCTCATGAGGCTCCCGAAGATGCCGCGCGGGTCGCTGACCGGGAACTGCCGACCTACACGATCCTCGCGCCGCTCTATCGCGAGGCGCACATGTTGCGGCCGCTCCTGCACGCGCTGTCCCAGCTGGATTGGCCCGCGGCAAAGCTCGACATCAAGCTGATCCTCGAAGCTGCGGACACCAACACGGTCGCGGCCGCACATGGGCTGCACTTGCCCGCCAATGTCGAGCTCTTGGTCGTGCCCGATACCGGCCCGCGCACCAAACCGAAGGCGCTGAATTTCGCGCTGCCCATGGCGCGCGGCGACTATCTCGTCGTCTACGATGCGGAGGACCGGCCGGAACCCGACCAGCCTCGGCGCGCCTATCAGGCCTTCTGCGCGGGCCCGCCCAACCTCGCGACGGTGCAGGCGCGCCTCAACATCTACAATCCGGAGACAAACTGGCTGACGCGCCAGTTCACGATCGAGTACTCGGCGCTGTTCGACGGGCTCTTGCCCCTTCTCGACGCGATGCACCTGCCCATACCGCTGGGCGGGACATCCAACCACTTCCGCGTCGAGGCCCTCAAATGGCTCCAGGCTTGGGACCCATACAATGTGACGGAAGACGCCGATCTCGGCGCGCGCTTGTCCCGGCTCGGGTACCGCTGCACCGTGATCGGGTCCACGACGTACGAGGAGGCGCCCGTGCGGCTCGGCGGCTGGATCCGCCAGCGCACCCGCTGGCTCAAGGGCTTCATTCAGACCTGGCTCGTGCATATGCGCGCGCCGCGCACGCTCCTCCGCGAGCTAGGACCGCGCGGCTTTTTAGCCTTCCAGATCATGATCGGCGGCACCATCCTGTCGGCACTCGTGCATCCCTGGTTCTACGGTCTTCTGGCGTTGGAGCTCGCTGGGGGCGGATTGCTCGCCCTGCCGCAGACAGTGCTCGGCTTTCCGTTCTGGACGGTTTCTCTTTTCAGTCTAGTTGCCGGCTATGCGACGGCCATGGGCCTTGGCGCGCTGGCCCTGCGACACCGTGGCCTCGATCGGCTCCTGTGGCAGGTGCCGCTGATGCCGCTCTACTGGCTCCTGATCTCCGTCGCGGCCTATCGGGCCGTGTGGCAGTTCATCGTCGCCCCATTCAAATGGGAGAAGACCGAGCACGGCAGCCAAGCGCAAACGCGGCCCCCGCGTTGAGGCGAAACGTGCGTGACGGAAAACGGAAGTGAGGAGATTGGAGCGGGTAGAGGGAATCGAACCCTCGACACGTAGCTTGGGAAGCTACTGCTCTACCACTGAGCTACACCCGCCCGCGGCCACCATGGGTAGCCCGGGCAGAATGACTTGGAAATACAGAAAAGCAAGCGGCCCTCACGCAAGGGTGAAGGCCGGAGGGCTTGCCGTTTGCAGGTTCGCATTGGTTAATGCGCGCATTCATTGAGGATTGAGCCACCGCGCCGATGACAGACGCCGCCTTCTTCACCCTGACACGAAAGTTCTCCGATCCGGACCTGACCGTCGACGGCAAGCGCCGCGCGCGGGTCCCGCTGACGCGCCTGAGTACGCTGTGGATCAATACAGGCACGCTGTGCAACATCGCCTGCCGCAACTGCTATATCGAATCGAGCCCGACAAACGACGCCTTCGTCTATATCAGCCGGGCTGAAGCCGCCGCCTTTCTCGATGAGATCGCGAACGACAGCTGGCCGGTGAGCGAGATCGGGTTCACGGGCGGCGAGCCGTTCATGAACCCGGACATACTCGGCATGCTTGAAGACGCGCTCGACCGGCATTTCTCCGTACTCGTCCTAACAAACGCCATGCAGCCGATGATGCGGCGCCCCGTGCGCGAGGCCTTGCTGGCCCTCCGGGAGGCTCACGACGACCGGCTGACTCTGCGCGTAAGTCTCGATCACTACACGGCCGCGCGTCACGACGAAGAACGCGGCGACGGAACGTTCGACAAGACGCTGGAAGGGATCGACTGGCTCGCGGCGGAAGGCTTCTCGATCGCGCTTGCCGGACGCACATGCTGGGGCGAATCCGAGCAAGCCGCCAGGGCGGGCTATGCCGAACTGATCGCGACCCGCTCCTGGCCCATCGCTGCCGAACGGCCGGATGCGCTCGTGCTCTTTCCGGAAATGGACGCGCAAACAGATGTGCCGGAGATCACCGAGGAGTGCTGGGACATCCTGAATCTATCGCCAACCAAAATGATGTGTGCGTCGAGCCGCATGGTCGCGAAAAGGCGCGGCGACAGGGTCCCTGTCGTCCTCCCTTGCACGCTGCTCACGGACCTTCCACGTTTTGGCATGGGGGCCACGCTCGCGCAGGCAGCAACGGCCGACGGCGATCTATTTGATCAGGGTACGGTTAAACTCTGCCACCCGCATTGCGCGCGGTTCTGCGTCCTGGGTGGGGCTTCCTGCTCGGCAGGGCCCCTTGGATAGACCCCGCCTATCAAGCAACATCAGAGCGTTACGCCCTAGTCTATAATGACTCTGAATTTGGGGCCCATTGCGTCTATAGGACTATTGCAACCGAGAGAAACAACTGTAATTGGTTGTCGACACTCAGCGCATCACAGGAGCGAATATGGGAAAGAAATCGCCACAACAGACAGATGTGGTAGTTGGACACAACATCCGTTTTTGGCGGTTGGAACGGAAGATGTCGCAGACCGATCTGGCCAACCGTCTTGGTCTGACCTTCCAGCAGATTCAAAAGTACGAAAATGGCGCGAATCGCGTGGGGGCCAGCCGGCTCATGCAGATCGCCACAGCTCTCGATGTGCCGATCCACGCCTTCTTCGACGGCGCCGGCCCGCAGACGGACGAGACGGAATCGCCCATCAAGTTCGTCGGGGATCAGCAAGCTCTGCGCCTTGTCCGCGCGTTCGCCGATATCGACGACGCGGGGCTGCGCCGTTCGGTCGTGAACCTCGTCGAAGGCATCGCGGGCAGCCAGCCCGAAGAGAACGGCGCGAAGTAGATCAAGCCGACCTCAGTGCGCCTTCGAGGACGGGGGCGCTTCCTCGGCGGCATCTATTATGTCCTCCCCGTCGACGCTGTCAGAAATGACCTTGCTCAGTTCAGCTTCCGCGAGTTTCAAATAGTGCACGAAATTGTGCTGCCGGTGCTGCAGACCCTCGATAATGGCGTAGTCGAGCAGCAGGAGCAGGGTCCGAGACCATTGTGGAAAATTCACGGTGGGATCGGGATCGGCGATTTCGTCGATCCCACCGTCTGTCGCCTCGACGGGCTCGCTCTCAAGCGATGGCCAGCCGGCACCGGGAGGACGGCGCCTCACGCCGCTTGGCTCCCGGCCAGTTGACCCAAGGCCGCACCGGGCGCCGCGCTTGCAGCTACCGCATCACTGGGAGCCCTCTCCCACACGACAGGGAAGTCCGTACCGCTTAGCGGATCACCGGTGTTCAGCCGGCCCGTGTGATGCAATTGCGCCGGCGCCCAGGGCCGTTCCTTGAAGCGAATGTCGTCACCGCAATAGCGGATCGAAGCGGCGCGGCGCACCTGGTAACGGCTCTGGTTTCCACCCGTGCCGTGAATCGTCCGGTAGTGATGGACGAGGACATCGCCCGGCTCCACGTCGAAGTGAACGATGTCGTAGTCGTCCAGATTGTTCTCGATGTCCGGCAGATCCACACCTTCCGAGCCCGGCAACGGGGCCTGCGAGATAAAGACATTGGGCTTGTAGAGCGTGCCGTCGCGATGCGATCCGCGCACATACATCATGGCGCCCGTCTCCAAAGTGACCGGATCGGCGGGGACCCACATGACGCAGCACTGCTCGCCTTCGATCTCGAAATAGGTCGCATCCTGATGAAAGGCGGTTTTGCCGGGCGTGTTGGGCTCCTTGACGAAAACCTGGTCGCCGAAGAACCGGACCGTGCCCGATTGCAGCAACTCTCCGGCAATCTCCGGCAGCGCGCCGTG
Proteins encoded in this region:
- a CDS encoding DUF308 domain-containing protein produces the protein MAETKDAKELTEHQEALSEVLADQWWVVLLRGVIAIIFGLICFFFTPAAILAAVLFFSAYMLVDGVLAIISGVKARATASAGGC
- a CDS encoding transporter substrate-binding domain-containing protein; translation: MMRFLAGPIGAVLVALATVGAVAFTAHAQSPETETKPIVPDAWQGDAYRPKPDLAGLKKIRFITDSDYPPFHYYDEVGALTGFNIDLAQAICNVLAVECEITATNWSSLMPAIETGEADAAIASIRITAEALKSADFTLRYYATPARFAARKDSEITDIGPETIEGLKIGVAKDSGHEAYLKTFFPGAAVAAFESSEAAQKALKEGAIDLVFADGITLAFWFNGVESENCCEFRGGPYLDSRFFGEGVGIAVKKGNRTLVQALNYALEQVHARGTYEELFLRYFPMNFF
- a CDS encoding glycosyltransferase family 2 protein, coding for MSLVYETPAVDPLEASAPAGAPLSALVEYSFLAEAQLDPAALAHACRVSEQWGVPPHEVLIASGHITEEAYMAALASSAGVAFLPRLPEGGAAAPGKANQRQCLTTGVLQETGPAGRLLLGFSCLRPFAMRALLARLAPRPVALVPPRELRRALAECFGSSLAQGAISALKSRRPNLSAYRPASTWQARTLVLGCLALVAAGLTAPLATAYAVSIGLAFVFVPVIVFRLLAAFALTRRGPHEAPEDAARVADRELPTYTILAPLYREAHMLRPLLHALSQLDWPAAKLDIKLILEAADTNTVAAAHGLHLPANVELLVVPDTGPRTKPKALNFALPMARGDYLVVYDAEDRPEPDQPRRAYQAFCAGPPNLATVQARLNIYNPETNWLTRQFTIEYSALFDGLLPLLDAMHLPIPLGGTSNHFRVEALKWLQAWDPYNVTEDADLGARLSRLGYRCTVIGSTTYEEAPVRLGGWIRQRTRWLKGFIQTWLVHMRAPRTLLRELGPRGFLAFQIMIGGTILSALVHPWFYGLLALELAGGGLLALPQTVLGFPFWTVSLFSLVAGYATAMGLGALALRHRGLDRLLWQVPLMPLYWLLISVAAYRAVWQFIVAPFKWEKTEHGSQAQTRPPR
- a CDS encoding radical SAM protein produces the protein MTDAAFFTLTRKFSDPDLTVDGKRRARVPLTRLSTLWINTGTLCNIACRNCYIESSPTNDAFVYISRAEAAAFLDEIANDSWPVSEIGFTGGEPFMNPDILGMLEDALDRHFSVLVLTNAMQPMMRRPVREALLALREAHDDRLTLRVSLDHYTAARHDEERGDGTFDKTLEGIDWLAAEGFSIALAGRTCWGESEQAARAGYAELIATRSWPIAAERPDALVLFPEMDAQTDVPEITEECWDILNLSPTKMMCASSRMVAKRRGDRVPVVLPCTLLTDLPRFGMGATLAQAATADGDLFDQGTVKLCHPHCARFCVLGGASCSAGPLG
- a CDS encoding helix-turn-helix domain-containing protein; this encodes MGKKSPQQTDVVVGHNIRFWRLERKMSQTDLANRLGLTFQQIQKYENGANRVGASRLMQIATALDVPIHAFFDGAGPQTDETESPIKFVGDQQALRLVRAFADIDDAGLRRSVVNLVEGIAGSQPEENGAK
- a CDS encoding phytanoyl-CoA dioxygenase family protein, giving the protein MSHHITRAVTQDEIAAYKQAGVVLLKGILSLESVNSLRRSIDLTVNKLDDSPSGYDFTKVLKATAANDVDQLRAMSDGQYDLEAIMDYVKSTGKPLLADEDSEARQGAYFIDTGVAARLDSYRQLCTHGALPEIAGELLQSGTVRFFGDQVFVKEPNTPGKTAFHQDATYFEIEGEQCCVMWVPADPVTLETGAMMYVRGSHRDGTLYKPNVFISQAPLPGSEGVDLPDIENNLDDYDIVHFDVEPGDVLVHHYRTIHGTGGNQSRYQVRRAASIRYCGDDIRFKERPWAPAQLHHTGRLNTGDPLSGTDFPVVWERAPSDAVAASAAPGAALGQLAGSQAA